The Pseudoalteromonas spongiae UST010723-006 genome window below encodes:
- the fadD gene encoding long-chain-fatty-acid--CoA ligase FadD, whose translation MEKIWLKRYPAGVPAEIDPQHYDSLLELFEKSFQDYADLPAFENMGKVYTYQQMDDATKRFASYLQNQLGVKKGDKVAVMMPNLLQTPIAILGTLRAGATVVNVNPLYTTRELEHQLNDSETSTIIILANFARTLEEALPKTNVKNIVVTEIGDMLGGVKKHLVNFVVKHLKKMVPSYSLPNIIDFTDVMKSGDVSKYTRPHLTQDCLAFLQYTGGTTGVSKGAMLTHGNMVANLEQVTGCLDPLLKKGKEMVVTALPLYHIFALTANCLTFMKYGGHNLLITNPRDMKGFIKELQGKKFTVMTGVNTLFNGLLNTPGFSEIDFSSLKISLGGGMAVQRPVAEKWQTVTDSRLVEGYGLTECAPLVTVSPYDLAAFNGSIGLPAPSTELKIVKEDGTEAELGEAGELWVKGPQVMKGYYNRPEASAECLKDGWFATGDVAKYDEEGFFYIVDRKKDMIIVSGFNVFPNEVEEVVAMHDGVLEVAAVGVPHEVSGEQVKIFVVKKDQSLTEKDIIKHCRENLTNYKVPKFVEFREDLPKTNVGKILRRALKEAS comes from the coding sequence GTGGAAAAGATTTGGTTGAAGCGTTACCCAGCAGGTGTTCCTGCTGAGATAGATCCACAGCACTATGACTCCCTGCTTGAACTATTTGAAAAAAGCTTTCAAGACTATGCAGATCTTCCTGCCTTTGAAAATATGGGTAAGGTATATACATACCAACAGATGGATGACGCAACTAAACGATTTGCTTCATATCTTCAAAATCAACTGGGCGTTAAAAAAGGTGATAAAGTTGCGGTGATGATGCCGAACTTATTGCAAACGCCAATAGCAATTCTTGGTACACTGCGTGCGGGCGCGACTGTTGTAAATGTAAACCCGCTTTACACTACGCGTGAGCTTGAGCATCAATTAAACGATTCAGAAACAAGCACTATTATTATTCTTGCTAACTTTGCTCGTACACTTGAAGAAGCATTACCAAAGACGAATGTTAAAAACATCGTAGTTACTGAAATCGGCGATATGTTAGGTGGTGTTAAAAAGCACTTAGTTAACTTTGTTGTAAAACACCTTAAGAAAATGGTGCCAAGCTATAGCCTACCAAACATTATCGATTTCACAGATGTGATGAAATCTGGTGATGTATCTAAATATACGCGCCCACATTTAACGCAAGATTGTTTAGCATTCTTACAGTATACCGGTGGTACTACCGGTGTATCTAAAGGTGCCATGCTTACACACGGCAATATGGTAGCAAACCTTGAGCAAGTAACGGGTTGTTTAGACCCACTACTTAAGAAAGGTAAAGAAATGGTAGTAACAGCGCTACCGCTTTATCATATTTTTGCCTTAACCGCCAACTGCCTAACCTTTATGAAGTACGGTGGTCATAACCTTTTAATCACTAATCCGCGTGATATGAAAGGGTTTATTAAAGAACTTCAGGGCAAAAAGTTTACCGTAATGACAGGTGTAAATACCTTGTTTAACGGCCTGTTAAATACGCCTGGATTCTCAGAAATTGATTTTTCATCGCTAAAAATATCGCTTGGTGGCGGTATGGCAGTACAACGCCCAGTTGCTGAAAAATGGCAAACGGTTACTGATTCTCGCTTAGTTGAAGGTTATGGATTAACTGAATGTGCGCCACTTGTTACTGTTAGCCCGTATGACCTTGCAGCATTTAATGGCTCAATTGGTTTACCAGCACCAAGCACAGAACTTAAAATCGTAAAAGAAGACGGCACTGAAGCAGAACTCGGTGAAGCAGGGGAGCTTTGGGTTAAAGGTCCTCAGGTAATGAAAGGTTATTACAATCGTCCAGAAGCAAGCGCAGAATGTTTAAAAGACGGTTGGTTTGCAACGGGTGACGTTGCTAAATACGATGAAGAAGGCTTCTTCTATATTGTTGACCGTAAAAAAGACATGATTATTGTATCTGGCTTTAACGTATTCCCAAATGAAGTGGAAGAAGTGGTAGCAATGCATGATGGTGTGCTTGAAGTTGCGGCTGTCGGTGTACCACATGAAGTAAGTGGTGAACAAGTTAAGATTTTTGTCGTGAAAAAAGACCAAAGTCTGACAGAAAAAGATATAATCAAGCACTGTCGTGAAAACTTGACCAATTATAAAGTGCCAAAGTTTGTGGAATTCCGCGAAGATTTACCAAAAACAAATGTTGGTAAAATTTTAAGACGTGCACTTAAAGAAGCAAGTTAA
- the rnd gene encoding ribonuclease D → MQYSFITEQQELDSAVASYNNKSVLAVDTEFMRRRTLYPELALLQIYDGDRICLIDPTLDLDLSSFWQLMENPNIIKVLHSPSEDLEVFARHGNCTPAPLFDTQFALSLLGERNCVGFANMVEMLLEEQIDKSESRTNWLQRPLTKAQLDYAAADVFYLMPCFNIIKEKLNDDKQGIVFGESAVIANKRKYETPLELAYLDIKNAWQLNPKQLAVLQQLAAWRLNRAREKNLALNFIVKEHILFEIAKTQPTHFGALKRLCEGDQGLLNRYGKTLLNLVKIGLDKDEAEHPEKIQRLIDFHGYKKTLKELRAELEKIAKDNDIPLDVLASKKQMNQLISWKWKGKSKFDEGALLKPDLMTSWRGEMVKHSLKDWF, encoded by the coding sequence GTGCAATACTCATTTATTACAGAACAACAAGAATTAGACTCAGCGGTCGCTAGCTATAACAACAAATCGGTACTCGCGGTAGATACCGAGTTTATGCGACGTCGCACCCTTTACCCAGAGCTTGCATTATTGCAAATTTACGACGGTGATCGTATTTGCCTTATTGATCCAACGTTAGATCTTGATTTGTCATCGTTTTGGCAGCTAATGGAAAATCCGAATATTATAAAAGTGTTGCATTCGCCATCTGAGGATCTTGAAGTATTTGCACGCCACGGTAATTGTACTCCAGCGCCCTTGTTTGATACTCAGTTTGCATTAAGTTTATTAGGCGAACGCAATTGTGTTGGTTTTGCCAATATGGTTGAAATGTTACTTGAAGAGCAAATCGACAAAAGTGAATCGCGCACTAATTGGTTGCAACGCCCCTTAACGAAAGCCCAGTTAGATTATGCAGCTGCCGATGTATTTTATTTAATGCCTTGTTTTAACATTATTAAAGAAAAACTAAATGACGATAAGCAAGGGATTGTGTTTGGTGAAAGTGCGGTTATTGCTAATAAACGCAAATATGAAACGCCGTTAGAACTTGCCTATCTAGATATTAAAAACGCGTGGCAACTTAACCCGAAACAATTAGCTGTGCTGCAGCAGTTAGCAGCTTGGCGCTTAAATCGCGCCCGTGAGAAAAACTTAGCACTTAACTTTATCGTTAAAGAGCACATTTTATTCGAGATAGCTAAAACGCAGCCTACTCATTTTGGTGCACTAAAACGTTTATGTGAAGGCGACCAAGGCTTACTTAATCGTTATGGTAAAACCTTGTTAAATCTTGTGAAAATCGGTTTAGATAAAGACGAAGCCGAGCATCCAGAAAAAATCCAACGCTTAATAGACTTTCATGGCTATAAAAAAACGTTAAAAGAGCTACGTGCTGAGCTTGAAAAAATCGCCAAAGACAATGATATTCCACTTGATGTGCTAGCAAGTAAAAAGCAGATGAATCAATTGATCAGCTGGAAGTGGAAAGGCAAGTCTAAGTTTGACGAAGGTGCGCTCTTAAAACCCGATTTAATGACGAGTTGGCGCGGTGAAATGGTTAAGCATTCACTAAAAGACTGGTTTTAA
- the minE gene encoding cell division topological specificity factor MinE has protein sequence MSLLDYFRSQKKTTASLAKERLQIIVAHERSSRGTPDYLPQLKQDILEVIRKYVNIEQDQVQVQLEQNEDDLAVLELNVTLPDDK, from the coding sequence GTGTCATTACTTGATTACTTTCGCTCACAAAAGAAAACAACAGCAAGTTTAGCTAAAGAACGATTACAGATCATCGTAGCGCATGAGCGCTCAAGTCGTGGTACGCCTGATTATTTACCACAGCTTAAACAAGATATTCTTGAAGTGATCCGTAAATACGTAAATATCGAGCAAGATCAGGTTCAAGTTCAGCTTGAGCAAAACGAAGATGACTTGGCTGTACTCGAACTCAATGTCACTTTGCCTGACGATAAGTAA
- the minD gene encoding septum site-determining protein MinD, producing the protein MAKVIVVTSGKGGVGKTTSSAAIGTGLALKGYKTVIIDFDIGLRNLDLIMGCERRVVYDFVNVINNEANLNQALIKDKRVEKLFILPASQTRDKDALTKEGVELVLNELKKDFDFIICDSPAGIEAGAMMALYFADEAIVTTNPEVSSVRDSDRILGILQSKSKRAEEGLENVKEHLLLTRYNAERVATGEMLSVEDVQDILAIDLLGVIPESKAVLNASNSGQPVILDSDSDAGKAYSDAIDRLLGEKVDFRFLEAEKKGLLKRIFGG; encoded by the coding sequence ATGGCAAAAGTTATTGTTGTCACATCAGGTAAAGGCGGTGTTGGTAAAACAACATCAAGTGCAGCGATTGGCACTGGGCTTGCGTTAAAAGGATACAAAACCGTTATTATCGACTTTGATATTGGTTTACGTAACCTTGATTTGATTATGGGTTGTGAGCGCCGTGTTGTTTATGATTTCGTTAATGTAATCAACAATGAAGCAAACTTAAACCAAGCATTGATCAAAGATAAGCGTGTAGAAAAGTTGTTTATTTTACCTGCTTCGCAAACGCGCGATAAAGACGCGTTAACCAAAGAAGGCGTTGAGCTGGTATTAAACGAGCTTAAGAAAGATTTCGACTTTATCATATGTGACTCGCCAGCGGGTATTGAAGCAGGTGCAATGATGGCACTGTACTTCGCAGACGAAGCAATTGTTACAACTAACCCTGAAGTTTCATCGGTGCGCGACTCAGATCGTATTTTGGGTATTTTACAAAGTAAGTCAAAACGCGCTGAAGAAGGGCTTGAAAACGTAAAAGAACACCTGCTATTAACACGTTATAATGCAGAGCGTGTTGCAACGGGTGAAATGCTGTCGGTAGAAGATGTTCAAGATATTCTTGCAATCGATTTATTGGGCGTTATTCCTGAGTCAAAAGCAGTACTTAATGCGTCTAACTCGGGTCAGCCTGTAATTCTTGATTCAGATTCTGATGCGGGTAAAGCGTATTCCGATGCGATTGACCGTTTATTAGGTGAAAAAGTAGATTTTCGCTTTTTAGAAGCTGAGAAGAAGGGCCTACTTAAACGGATATTTGGAGGTTAA
- the minC gene encoding septum site-determining protein MinC produces MSEQIFELKGNLFTLSVLHLFKNDLDSLISQLDEKIAQVPKFFFGAPIVVNLQSVPNEHIDFAKLKQALIDLQLNPVGVCNGTDEQNTAAKLHKLSILNYSKDQTPKAKPQSAANTSIVEKEVFVPAQIISGNVRGGQQVYAKNRDLIITGSVSPGAEVIADGNIHVYGTLRGRAIAGAKGQESVIFCQKLNAELVSINGNYWLSDSLQGESWGNAACISLENESLKISALV; encoded by the coding sequence ATGTCGGAACAAATTTTTGAACTAAAAGGGAACCTTTTTACACTATCTGTATTGCATCTTTTTAAAAACGATCTAGATAGTTTGATTAGTCAACTTGACGAAAAAATTGCTCAAGTACCCAAGTTTTTCTTCGGTGCGCCAATTGTCGTAAACCTTCAGTCTGTACCAAACGAACACATTGACTTTGCAAAGTTAAAGCAAGCTTTAATTGACCTACAGCTTAACCCTGTAGGTGTTTGTAACGGTACGGACGAGCAAAACACTGCCGCTAAACTGCACAAATTATCAATACTAAATTACAGTAAAGACCAAACACCTAAAGCAAAGCCACAATCAGCTGCAAATACATCAATTGTTGAAAAAGAAGTATTTGTTCCAGCACAAATTATTAGTGGCAATGTGCGTGGTGGTCAGCAAGTTTATGCGAAGAACCGCGATCTCATTATTACAGGCTCAGTAAGTCCAGGCGCTGAAGTGATTGCCGATGGCAATATTCATGTTTATGGCACATTACGTGGCCGCGCTATCGCTGGCGCAAAAGGGCAAGAATCCGTTATATTCTGCCAAAAGCTTAATGCTGAGTTAGTTTCAATTAATGGAAACTACTGGCTGAGCGACTCACTGCAAGGTGAATCATGGGGCAATGCTGCATGTATTTCACTTGAAAACGAATCATTAAAAATTTCAGCTTTGGTTTAA
- a CDS encoding YcgL domain-containing protein, translating into MLSAVYKSKKKADTYLYVEKRDDFSKVPEPLMATFGQPSFVMLINLAKREQLGTADLEKVKQELAEKGFYLQLPPKQESLLDEFRKQNGVTD; encoded by the coding sequence ATGCTCAGTGCAGTGTATAAAAGTAAAAAAAAGGCAGATACCTATCTGTACGTTGAAAAAAGAGATGATTTTTCAAAAGTTCCGGAACCTTTAATGGCAACTTTTGGTCAACCAAGTTTTGTAATGCTAATTAATTTAGCAAAACGTGAACAACTTGGTACGGCTGACCTTGAAAAAGTGAAGCAAGAATTAGCTGAAAAAGGATTTTATTTACAGCTACCGCCAAAACAAGAAAGTTTATTAGATGAATTTAGAAAACAAAATGGAGTCACTGACTAG
- a CDS encoding lytic murein transglycosylase codes for MSVSTFADEEQAKFNQYVADLKIEAIEKGFSQKIVDNAFATVKFKKKVIKADKNQPEVKETLETYLPKRVPKWKIDRARKLYKENQTELEKIAAKYGVQARFIVALWGLESNFGKIQGSHPVISSVVTLAYDGRREALYKRQLWAALTILEEGHIDLDHFKGSWAGAMGQTQFMPTSFNAYAVDYDGDGKKDIWQNKLDAFASIANYLKKAGWNDSLTWGRQVVLPEGFNSEHILQRGTRTRKQWLENWNKSERGLADWQALGLRRTDGTDLPNVGITAALVMPDDENGRMYLAYDNYKALMHWNRSYYFATSVGYLSDRIGYPKI; via the coding sequence ATTTCGGTCTCTACCTTTGCAGATGAAGAGCAAGCAAAATTTAACCAGTACGTTGCAGATTTAAAAATAGAAGCAATTGAAAAAGGGTTTTCACAAAAAATTGTTGATAACGCCTTTGCAACCGTTAAGTTTAAGAAAAAAGTTATTAAAGCGGATAAAAATCAGCCTGAAGTAAAAGAAACGTTAGAAACTTATCTGCCAAAGCGTGTACCTAAGTGGAAGATAGATAGAGCACGTAAACTGTACAAAGAAAATCAAACAGAGCTTGAAAAAATTGCCGCTAAGTATGGCGTACAAGCGCGTTTTATCGTTGCGCTTTGGGGCCTTGAAAGTAACTTTGGTAAAATCCAAGGCTCACATCCGGTTATTTCTTCAGTGGTAACGTTAGCATACGACGGACGTCGCGAGGCGCTGTATAAACGCCAACTTTGGGCTGCGTTAACGATTTTAGAAGAAGGCCATATTGATCTTGACCACTTTAAAGGTTCGTGGGCAGGCGCAATGGGTCAAACACAATTTATGCCAACGTCGTTTAATGCTTACGCGGTTGATTACGACGGTGATGGTAAAAAAGACATTTGGCAAAACAAGCTCGATGCCTTCGCATCTATTGCAAACTATTTGAAAAAAGCGGGCTGGAATGACTCACTAACATGGGGCCGTCAGGTGGTGTTGCCTGAGGGGTTCAATAGTGAACATATTTTGCAGCGTGGCACGCGTACTCGCAAACAATGGCTCGAGAATTGGAATAAATCAGAACGTGGTCTAGCCGATTGGCAGGCACTTGGTCTTCGCCGTACTGATGGCACTGATTTGCCAAATGTTGGAATTACCGCAGCGCTCGTTATGCCAGACGATGAAAATGGCCGTATGTATTTGGCATATGACAATTACAAGGCGCTAATGCACTGGAATCGTTCTTATTATTTTGCGACTTCAGTTGGCTATTTATCAGACCGTATCGGTTACCCTAAAATCTAA
- a CDS encoding YcgN family cysteine cluster protein, with translation MLEDKFWLKKSLAEMNNDEWEAICDGCGKCCLHTFIDSDEQEESFESTDVLREGEEIIYTAIVCRYLDTKKCFCTEYENRTSLVPSCVKLTKDNIDNIFFMPPSCSYRRLHEGRGLASWHPLLNNGSKAVMHRMGISVKGRVMKDNQIDMDLFEDYIADWPKEDHD, from the coding sequence ATGTTAGAAGATAAATTTTGGCTTAAAAAGTCGTTGGCAGAGATGAACAACGATGAATGGGAAGCCATTTGTGATGGCTGCGGTAAATGTTGTTTACACACATTTATTGATAGCGATGAACAAGAAGAAAGTTTTGAAAGTACCGATGTACTGCGTGAAGGCGAAGAGATTATCTATACTGCGATTGTGTGTCGCTATCTCGATACTAAAAAGTGTTTTTGTACAGAATATGAAAACCGCACATCTTTAGTGCCTAGCTGTGTAAAACTGACCAAAGATAACATCGATAATATCTTTTTTATGCCACCAAGTTGTAGCTACCGTCGTCTACATGAAGGGCGTGGCCTTGCGTCTTGGCATCCACTTTTAAATAACGGCAGTAAAGCGGTAATGCATCGTATGGGGATTAGCGTTAAAGGCCGTGTAATGAAAGATAACCAAATCGATATGGATTTGTTTGAAGATTACATAGCCGATTGGCCTAAAGAGGACCACGACTAA
- a CDS encoding RNA methyltransferase → MSKVQVVLINPKSATNVGGVMRAAGCYGVEKVHHTGNRYGFAQKFATDTKQRIDEIPLCALENIETLVKSDTKIIAVELIDGATPLPHFEHPENAIYVLGPEDGSIRKDVLKHCDDVVYVPTVGCMNLAATVNVVLYDRLAKATNTDYSREFLLQNRDNNNRVTFKKKN, encoded by the coding sequence ATGAGCAAGGTACAAGTGGTACTGATTAACCCTAAAAGCGCAACAAATGTGGGTGGCGTAATGCGTGCCGCAGGGTGCTATGGCGTTGAAAAGGTTCATCACACAGGTAATCGTTATGGTTTTGCGCAAAAATTTGCAACCGACACAAAACAGCGTATCGATGAAATACCACTGTGTGCACTTGAAAATATTGAAACACTTGTTAAGTCCGATACTAAAATAATCGCTGTTGAATTAATTGATGGGGCAACACCGTTACCGCATTTCGAGCACCCCGAAAACGCCATTTATGTATTAGGACCCGAAGATGGGTCAATTCGTAAAGACGTACTAAAGCACTGCGATGATGTTGTTTATGTACCGACAGTTGGCTGTATGAATCTTGCAGCAACGGTTAATGTTGTTTTATACGACAGATTAGCAAAGGCTACTAACACTGACTACTCAAGAGAGTTTTTGTTGCAAAATCGCGATAACAATAATCGCGTTACGTTTAAAAAGAAAAACTAG